The window ACTCTCATATACTGTAATGATTGGCGCTTACAGAGCACAGATGAATCCTCCTAAGGAGGAACAATGCGAGCTGTGGTAAGAACGGATAAGAAGACATAGTAAACTAGCAAGTTGCATTGAATGTATCACGTATATCAGAAGACAGGCAAAGTGCTAAGCTCATCGCTTATATCTAAACAGAAGGCTGACAAGGGGGCACGGACCACCGCTCCGCGTGTCTAGCGCGTTTGATTTTGGCACCATCAGATGAAGTCACCTCCCTGTCTGAAAGATATAAAAACCTACCATGGCTTTCAATAACTTCTTTCCTACTTCTTTCTATCTCGTTTGATACTTTTACCTCTAGAACTACCGTTACCATGGCCCTCAAGAAAAAGAGCTCCGTAAAGAATAAAAAGACACAAAGGAAGTCTCGTCAGCCGGCGTCAGACTCTTCTGTCCTCGAGAACGACCACACTTTAGCTTCAAGTATCCCGCCAAGCCCACTCGCCACTCCTACAGCTGAGCCTGCTCAGACAGTGCAACCTCTCCAGTTGACTCCTACCCGAGACGAAGGTCCTCGAGCCGAACACGATAAGGAGGCAATGCACTCTCACTCCCAGCCACCATTGGAGCTCACCCACACTGAACCTGGTACTCCACCTTCAAGGGCTTCTTCCGCTCTTCCAGCTCTTTCCTTAGCTCATACTCGACTTCAAGACAGCTCGTCATCTGAGATTGCCCAGCTGCCACCTCAGTTGCGCAACTTCCTCAGCTCCCCAAAGTCACCCGAGGAGATCGATCATGTCATTAACCTGTTTGAAGCTAACTCCGTCCCGTTTGACCCCTCTAGCTTATACAATAGAAACATGAGCTCCGAGGATGTTGAAAATATGCTAATGAAAGAGTACAGGGCCAGGATCAGGATGCACGAAGAAAAGATGAAATCAAATGGGCAGATGACAATGAAAAACCAAGACCCTGCTCTACTGAAACCAGGAGGTGTTATACCGGAGGTTTATGGCCGAAACAATCACCATCATGTCCGTCATGCATCGCTACCATCTTTCTCTGAGGGAATGTCTGGATTGGGAATTGACATGGGGCAGCAGAGCCCTTCGGACTGTCTGCATGCCCGTTATGAATCCGAAAGAATGCTCACACCGAGAGGAGTGAAAGAGACAACCTCAGGGAAAACGACCATGTCTTCATCACATCTTGAATTTGGAAGGGGCTTAAAGTCCAACGAAAATGGCGTGATAAAcgagaaaaagaaaaggaagaatgccaaaaagaaggaaaaggagaaggagaagaaaaaggaaaagcaagccgctgctgctgctgctgcacAGGTCCCGAAAGAGCCAAAAGGAtatgatgaaggagaagcgGTGGTCCAGATGGCTGTGAAGAAAGACGCTGGGTGGAATGCCTTCGTCAAAGAAGCAGCGGAAACATATTCGGAGGTTGATGGAGGTGCCCTATTCAGCCCCAGTGCTGAGTCGGCTACGACGTACGAAAAACTTGTAACTCCACTAGGCGCGCATGAAGAAAAGCTTCCGGCTCCTTCACTAGTTAATGAGGATGGGACGACAGAGTCTAAGAGTGAGTTGGTAGCCTTCACAAAAGCCTCTGTACTGATGGTTCAATTGAGAAGAGCTTGTGCATGGGCGCCAAGTCGAAAATAAAATCGTCGTAACCATCACCAGTTTTGAAAACCCTGTCGAGGATGATCTTGCAGCGTTTGCTGCTAATCTTTCATATGAGTATTCAATCGGTACACCCACTACTCCTCTGAGCGTTCCCGCTTCTCCTGATGAGATCTCAAACAGAAAGTTCGGATCTGCTGCCGGTAAAATCAGAACGTTTGCTCCTTTCGACAACTCGGGCAACGTGGCGGGCACGGACGATCACGCTGGTCAGGAACAGGAAAGTGAGACTTCGGCTTCTCAAGAAGGTCTGACTGTGATAGATGAATGCGAAGAGGAGCCCCTGGAGGAGTCTAGGCAAGCAGGCCTTCAGATTATCCCCGAAGCTCGGGAATCGGAATCTGTCAAACTTACGGAGGAGGCAAAGAACCCAACAGTTGACAGCCGAGGTTCACCCAAGATCGAATCTGGCGGTCCGGATAGTAAAAGCTCTGAGTGTCCGCTGGTGGTCAGAGAGCAATCGACCACTATCTATCGCATTCCTTCCGAGCTTTCAAACTGCCGTCCTAACTCTGATGCTGTTATGGCGTTACCCGCTTCTCAAGACTCGAATCAACCTGAGGGCATTCATCTTTCTCCTGCTAGACCTGTTTTTTTAGTGGAGAGACGAGATCAGACAGTCGTGGTAGAATCCAAGTACGATAATACACCTAGATCCGTTGCTTTGAAAGAAACGATGTCTACACCCGTGCCTCTTGAACGTCCTTCGCACAACAATTGTCAACAAGATCGGTTGACTTCTGTCTCTCTGAGGCGCAACAACTCTTGGGGCAAAAACCGCCTTCGGCCGTCGTATTCGGCCCAGTCTTCTCCCGAAAAGCAAAAGCCGCGGCCTTTGCCTGGTTACCAGCACATGGTGGAGATCCCTTCCTTGAGTTTGGTAAAGCCTGAGCCCAACCTCCTGTCCCAATCTTCCTCGATGAATAATGGCCTCAACTTCTCAAGGCCATTGtctcttccatcatctcccGTGAAAGCAAGGATAGGCCGCCTACCTCAGTCCTTCCCACTCGAGCGTTCCTGGACTATGTACTTCTCCGACACATCCGAAAAAGGGCAACATAAACATCGCCTGCACCTTCAGAGCGCCCACGAATACAACTCTGGCCTTGTCACCGTCTTCAATGCATCTGATCTTGAGGAGTTCTTTGGGGGATGGAAGGCATTACGACGGGCCATTGCAGGAACAAAAGGAAGAGACATTGAGCCGAGGGGTATGCCAATGCAAGGAGGTGCAGGGCTGGGTGCCGACTTGATGAATGACGACACAAATCTACACTTGTTTGCTGATGGTATTAAACCAATGTGGGAAGATAAAATGTGCAGGAAAGGAGGGAAGTTCATGATGGCGGGGGATGCTGCCTTAGTAAGTCTCCCGACTCACCCTAGCCGATCACCCTAATAAATAAACGAGTCAGATGGACAATGTCTTCCTTGAGATCTGTCTGCTCCTTATAGGGGGCTCCCTCCATGACGCCGTTCCATCCCCACCTGGTGTAAGGGCCAAGTCGATCATTTGTGGCGTCGCTATTTCCCGTCGAAAGATGACCAGACTCGAGATCTGGCTGGGAGGCGAGAATGGCCCAGACCCAGTGTGGGTAGACATGATATATACCCATTTCTCAAGGTGCTTTCCGCAGATAAGGCTATTCCCTTACAAACCCTTTGGGAGACCTTGAGAAGATTGGAAAGGGAAATGTGTGTATTGAAGTAATATCACTTTCAGTAACCTATCATTAACATAGTCATTATGTATCGTGAATTTCGACTTGGTGATTTTTCTGTAACTGGCAAAGGAGCTGAAGGGAGGTGAGTGTACCAGCATAGATCGGGGCACTTGCTTGACTCCCTCTTGCGAATGAAAGAGGAGGTTATCGATTACATACAAGTATACTCGGTCTATCGTTGCCCAACAAAAGGATCATGACCCCAGAATTATAGTGACCGCCATTGCTATGCACGCCAGAGAAACATAGGGTGATAACCGCTCTCCTATCCTGGCACACTTGAAGAACAACCCAAGGAATCTAGGCAACAGTCAGTCATGCGCGACTGAAGCAAATTCAATCAGGACTTACCCTTCTCGATTCCGGTCAACCAAACTAGGTGCAGTCCCGCGGACGTATGTGCACGTGCATATAAGGAGTagaaggacaaggagaagcGACTGGAAGTTGAACAAGGCAGACTATGGGTGTATAAGTCAACCACTGAGTgtgtgaagaagattgggCTAGCGCACCATGGATATGGATGTCACGCAATTGGTGAGGAATGTGTCTGTTTCGTTTGGTAAAATGGAGGTCGCTTTCCAGTAGTATGTAGGCTTGCTGGTAACCCTTCGAAGCTAATTGAGGAAAGGCAGAATAAGGGATATGAAGTTGTAAAATAGAATGACGAAAGAAAGGAACGCTGAATGAGGCAGATGGCGAGGCGATGATTGAGGATGTGACCGCGCGCAAGCAAATTCGCGACCGATTTTACCATTGAATGCATTCTTCACTTCCCTTTCAGCAACCAAACAGGCGACGTCTGGCACATCAAGGCCAAATCGCAAGCTTTCCGGCCATCATGAGCCAGTCAAGCGATAGGAGCTTCAAAAGGACTGACAGTAGCAGCTCCAAAGGGTCCATAATGTCGTCCTCCTTAGCACCCTCATCTGCTGGGTCTTCAAAGCCAATGAAGAAAATGGGAAGCTTGAGCTCTGTAAGCATGGCAATATATGCGCCTTCCAGTTATATCTCATGACATTCAAACAGTTCCAAGCGTCGTTGAGCTTCAAATCTCATGGCTTGGGGTCAAACAAAAAGGAGCAAGACCGTAAACTCATGCCGCCGCCTTCAAGATCTGTATCCCCAGTCAAGATGGACTCCTCTCACAAGGGATCGGAGACGAGTAGCAGCTCTAAGGCAGTAAAAATTCCTAATgcgaaagaaaagggaaagggcAAAAATCCAGAGATCATTGAGGTGCTCAGCAGcgacgaagaggaagagcgTCAGGCAAAGGTTACAAGGAGGGAGTCGAAGACAGCCCAGTCTGtgaagaaaaaagagaagaaggatacAGCGCAAATGTGGACTGATCTTTATGCTCCGACGCTTGAAGCAAGTTTCTGAAAAATCCTATTGTAACGCTATCTGACATCACCGCAGGCCGATCTGGCGCCAGGTAAAGCTCGAATACAGAAAGTCAAGGCCTGGCTTCACGAGTCACTTTATGGATATCCTCCTGATGTGCAACCACCTCCCCTCTCTACTCGCGACAAGTTGCGAAAGTATAGGGTCAGTATCTGCTGTTTGCAATCATAAATATGATTAACATTCGATGGCAGCGGATATTACTCATGACGGGACCAGC is drawn from Cryptococcus gattii WM276 chromosome A, complete sequence and contains these coding sequences:
- a CDS encoding Hypothetical protein (Similar to TIGR gene model, INSD accession AAW41938.1; CNB04220); its protein translation is MALKKKSSVKNKKTQRKSRQPASDSSVLENDHTLASSIPPSPLATPTAEPAQTVQPLQLTPTRDEGPRAEHDKEAMHSHSQPPLELTHTEPGTPPSRASSALPALSLAHTRLQDSSSSEIAQLPPQLRNFLSSPKSPEEIDHVINLFEANSVPFDPSSLYNRNMSSEDVENMLMKEYRARIRMHEEKMKSNGQMTMKNQDPALLKPGGVIPEVYGRNNHHHVRHASLPSFSEGMSGLGIDMGQQSPSDCLHARYESERMLTPRGVKETTSGKTTMSSSHLEFGRGLKSNENGVINEKKKRKNAKKKEKEKEKKKEKQAAAAAAAQVPKEPKGYDEGEAVVQMAVKKDAGWNAFVKEAAETYSEVDGGALFSPSAESATTYEKLVTPLGAHEEKLPAPSLVNEDGTTESKKELVHGRQVENKIVVTITSFENPVEDDLAAFAANLSYEYSIGTPTTPLSVPASPDEISNRKFGSAAGKIRTFAPFDNSGNVAGTDDHAGQEQESETSASQEGLTVIDECEEEPLEESRQAGLQIIPEARESESVKLTEEAKNPTVDSRGSPKIESGGPDSKSSECPLVVREQSTTIYRIPSELSNCRPNSDAVMALPASQDSNQPEGIHLSPARPVFLVERRDQTVVVESKYDNTPRSVALKETMSTPVPLERPSHNNCQQDRLTSVSLRRNNSWGKNRLRPSYSAQSSPEKQKPRPLPGYQHMVEIPSLSLVKPEPNLLSQSSSMNNGLNFSRPLSLPSSPVKARIGRLPQSFPLERSWTMYFSDTSEKGQHKHRLHLQSAHEYNSGLVTVFNASDLEEFFGGWKALRRAIAGTKGRDIEPRGMPMQGGAGLGADLMNDDTNLHLFADGIKPMWEDKMCRKGGKFMMAGDAALMDNVFLEICLLLIGGSLHDAVPSPPGVRAKSIICGVAISRRKMTRLEIWLGGENGPDPVWVDMIYTHFSRCFPQIRLFPYKPFGRP